The genomic region AGGTGGAGCAGGCCAGGGCGGCCCGGGAGAGCGAGCTGCGGGCGGCCCGCGAGCGCGGCCGGGAACTCAAGGACGAACTGGACAAGCTGGTCGACGCCGGCCACCGGGACGAGGTGCTGCGGGCCGAGAAGCGGCTGCGGATCGAGCAGCTGGAGGACCGCGCGCTGGAGGAGTTCGGCATCGAGGGGGAGGAACTGCTGGCCGGCTACGGCCCCGACCAGCTGGTCCCGGCACCGGCCCCCGAGGAGGGCCAGCAGCCCGGCGAGCCCCGTCCGTACGACCGGGCCGAGCAGGAGAAGCGGCTGCGCGCGGCCGAGAAGGCCTACCTGCAGCTCGGCAAGGTGAACCCGCTGGCGCTGGAGGAGTTCGCCGCGCTGGAGGAGCGCCACCAGTTCCTCGGCGAGCAGCTGGAGGACCTCAAGCGCAGCCGGCGCGACCTGATGGAGATCGTCCGCGACGTGGACCAGCGGGTCGAGGAGCTCTTCACCGCCGCCTTCCACGACACCGCCGCCCAGTTCGAGGGCGTCTTCTCGCGGCTCTTCCCCGGCGGCGAGGGTCGGCTGGTGCTGACCGACCCGGACGACATGCTCAGCACCGGCGTCGAGGTGGAGGCCCGCCCGCCCGGCAAGAAGGTCAAGCGGCTGTCGCTGCTCTCCGGCGGCGAGCGCTCACTCACCGCGGTCGCCATGCTGGTCTCGATCTTCAAGGCCCGCCCCAGCCCGTTCTACGTGATGGACGAGGTGGAGGCGGCGCTGGACGAGACCAACCTGCGCCGGCTGATCGCGATCATGGAGGAGCTGCGGGACAGCTCCCAGCTGATCGTGATCACCCACCAGAAACTCACCATGGAGTGCGCCGACGCGCTCTACGGCGTGACCATGAAGGGCGACGGCATCTCCCAGGTGATCAGCCAGCGGCTGCGCGATGAGCACCGCGAGCGCAAGGTACCGATGCGGCAACAGCCCCAGACGGTGTAGGCCGCCTGCCCCCGTTGCGGCTCCCGGTCACGGATACTGGCCTGGTTATGGAATACGTGATCCTTGCCGTAGTCATCGCCGTGATCGCCGTTGGTGCGGTCGCCGGCCTCGTCGTCAGCGGCAGACGACGTAAGGAACTGCCCCCGAAGTCGACGGCCACCATCGCGCCGCCGACCCCGAGCGAGCCCCAGGTCGGCGAGGAGGCCGCGCCACCGCGTGAGGCGCCGGTCCAGACGGTCGAGGAGGTCCAGCTCCCCGCTCCGGTCGAGGTGACCCCCGAGGTTCCCGCACTGGAGGTGCCGGAGCCGACCGCCGGCCGGCTGGTCCGGCTGCGCTCGCGCCTGTCGCGCTCGCAGAACTCGATCGGCAAGGGCCTGCTGACCCTGCTCTCCCGGGACCGCCTCGACGATGACACCTGGGAGGAGATCGAGGACACGCTGATCACCGCCGACATCGGCGTGGCGCCCACCCAGGAGCTGGTCGAGCGGCTGCGCACCCGGGTCAAGGTGCTCGGCACCCGCACCCCGGCCGAGCTGCGCACCCTGCTGCACGAGGAACTGGTCGCGCTGATCGGCACCGAGGCGGACCGCTCGCTGAAGACCGCCAAGCACGAGGACGACCGCCCGGCGGTGGTCCTGGTGGTCGGCGTCAACGGCGTCGGCAAGACCACCACCTCCGGCAAGCTCGGCCGGGTGCTGGTGGCCGACGGGCGCAAGGTGGTGCTCGGCGCCGCCGACACCTTCCGCGCCGCCGCCGCCGACCAACTGCAGACCTGGGGCGAGCGGGTCGGCGCCCGGACCGTGCGCGGTCCGGAGGGCGGCGACCCGGCCTCGGTCGCGTTCGACGCGGTCAAGGAGGGCATCGCCGAGGGCGCGGACACCGTGCTGATCGACACCGCCGGCCGGCTGCACACCAAGACCGGCCTGATGGACGAGCTCGGCAAGGTCAAGCGGGTGGTCGAGAAGCACGGTCCGGTGGACGAGGTGCTGCTGGTGCTGGACGCCACCACCGGCCAGAACGGTCTGGTGCAGGCGCGGGTCTTCGCCGAGGTGGTGGACATCACCGGCATCGTGCTGACCAAGCTGGACGGCACCGCCAAGGGCGGCATCGTGGTCCAGGTCCAGCGCGAGCTGGGCGTGCCGGTCAAGCTGATCGGCCTGGGCGAGGGCGCCGACGACCTGGCGCCGTTCGAGCCGGCCGCCTTCGTGGACGCTCTGATCGGCGACTGACGGTCCGTCAGTCGGTGGCCGCTTCCCTGATCGGGGAGGCGGCCACATCCTTTTCGGGGGACGGCATTCTCGGGGGACGGCTTGTTCGGGGGGACGGCCTCTTCAGGAGGCCAGCCAGGCCGGTTCGGTGGCCACCGCCCGGTCCCGCCCGCGGTGGCAGGCGTAGGCCAGGGTGCCGAGCAGCAGCCGGGCCTCCGGCGGACGGGCCGCGCTCTCCCGGCAGGGACGGCGCAGCCAGCGCACCGGGCCCAGGCCCGCCTGCGCGGTGGGCGGCGCGGCGAGGTAGCTGCCCTCGCCGTGGCAGACCAGGTCGAGGGCGGCGTCGTCCCAGCCCATCCGGTAGAGCAGGTCGGGCAGCCGCTCGGCGGTGCCGCGGGCGACGAAGAAGAGCAGTCGGCCGGTCGGCGCGGCGAGCACCGGTCCGACCTGGGTGCCCATCCGCTCCAGACGGACCAGGGCGCGCAGCCCGGCCGACTCGGGGACGTCGAGCACGTCGAAGGTGCGCCCGGCGGGCAGCAGCACGCTGGCCTCGGGCTGGCCGTCCCAGAGTGCGCGCACCTCGTGCGGAGCGGCGCCCGGCGGCAGTTCGCGGGCGGTGCGGCCGGCCGGCGGGTGCAGCCCGGGCGCCGCGCAGCGCGCGCGGCCGCACGGGCAGGGCCCGACCAGTGCCCGGGCCGGCGGGCCGCCGAGGGCGACCGTCCAGCCCCAGCGCCCGGCGTACTCGGCTGCGGCCTGGCACGCGGTGGCGCGGGTACGGCGGCGGGAGCCGAACCTCAGATCGCCGAACAGGTTGTCCATGCCTCCCCCAACAGATTTCGATTGCCGGCGGTTACGGGACTGTGACGTTCCGTCAATTCTCTCGGGTGGCGCGGGATTCGCAGCGACGGCGCGCGGTATGCGGTGCGCGCCGTCCGATCGGTGCGGCATATTCCGGCCGCATGACCGGCGACTTCCAGTGAAGCGCTGCTGGCGCTCGGTCGGCCTCACTCGTGGGGG from Kitasatospora azatica KCTC 9699 harbors:
- the ftsY gene encoding signal recognition particle-docking protein FtsY, yielding MEYVILAVVIAVIAVGAVAGLVVSGRRRKELPPKSTATIAPPTPSEPQVGEEAAPPREAPVQTVEEVQLPAPVEVTPEVPALEVPEPTAGRLVRLRSRLSRSQNSIGKGLLTLLSRDRLDDDTWEEIEDTLITADIGVAPTQELVERLRTRVKVLGTRTPAELRTLLHEELVALIGTEADRSLKTAKHEDDRPAVVLVVGVNGVGKTTTSGKLGRVLVADGRKVVLGAADTFRAAAADQLQTWGERVGARTVRGPEGGDPASVAFDAVKEGIAEGADTVLIDTAGRLHTKTGLMDELGKVKRVVEKHGPVDEVLLVLDATTGQNGLVQARVFAEVVDITGIVLTKLDGTAKGGIVVQVQRELGVPVKLIGLGEGADDLAPFEPAAFVDALIGD
- a CDS encoding bifunctional DNA primase/polymerase, with protein sequence MDNLFGDLRFGSRRRTRATACQAAAEYAGRWGWTVALGGPPARALVGPCPCGRARCAAPGLHPPAGRTARELPPGAAPHEVRALWDGQPEASVLLPAGRTFDVLDVPESAGLRALVRLERMGTQVGPVLAAPTGRLLFFVARGTAERLPDLLYRMGWDDAALDLVCHGEGSYLAAPPTAQAGLGPVRWLRRPCRESAARPPEARLLLGTLAYACHRGRDRAVATEPAWLAS